A region from the Mucilaginibacter sp. CSA2-8R genome encodes:
- a CDS encoding DUF1634 domain-containing protein — translation MASKKTATDVDIQHIIGWILRVGVISSMLVVFIGGCLYLYRHGHEQVHYTDFVGVPGFIHSASGIINGIFTWRGRAIIQAGIILLIATPVIRIIFSAVGFVLEKDWLYTGITMLVLTIILLSALTGNAG, via the coding sequence ATGGCCTCAAAAAAAACAGCGACAGATGTAGACATTCAGCATATTATTGGCTGGATATTGCGCGTTGGTGTAATATCGTCTATGCTGGTTGTTTTTATAGGCGGCTGCCTATATTTGTACCGGCACGGGCACGAGCAGGTACACTATACGGATTTTGTTGGCGTACCAGGCTTTATACATTCGGCCTCGGGCATTATCAACGGTATATTTACCTGGCGGGGCCGGGCTATTATACAGGCTGGTATTATATTGTTGATTGCTACGCCTGTAATACGGATTATATTTTCGGCCGTTGGGTTTGTGCTCGAAAAAGACTGGCTTTACACTGGTATTACCATGCTGGTTTTAACCATTATATTATTAAGCGCCCTCACCGGTAATGCGGGCTAA
- a CDS encoding alpha/beta hydrolase, whose translation MMRKLLLLVTLLFTLPQVYAQAEPTAYRAALNKFMLYYNRNQADSIFTMFAPDVKTQIPAEKNRQQVTTLQNQLGRMQRASFMGLQDGVAMYRADFQKSSLAMKVSLNSRGKMSGLLFDNYRSETEAPVLADDPYTAETPFELKTLSGTIRGTLATPKQLSGKVPVVLIIAASGPTDRDGNKPKVNQATNMYRMLAAGLAKNGIASLRYDKRLVGETVNATRESQLKFDDYVDDATALINQLYEDARFSKIIILGHSEGSLVGMLAAPGQPVNGFISVEGESMTADKVISGQLKGQPDYITQGFKAIADSLRKGKVNEKVDPSLYGIARASVQPYLMTWMRFDPTREIKKVKVPVLLIQGANDLQVSIADAEKLKKVKSDAKLTVIQGMNYVLKEAPQAAQANMATYNQPDLPVKPELVIAITDFIKGLK comes from the coding sequence ATGATGAGAAAATTACTGCTGCTGGTAACATTACTTTTTACTTTACCACAGGTTTACGCACAGGCCGAACCAACGGCCTACCGGGCTGCCTTGAATAAGTTTATGCTGTATTACAACCGCAACCAGGCCGACAGCATTTTTACCATGTTTGCGCCGGATGTAAAAACTCAAATTCCGGCCGAAAAAAACCGGCAGCAAGTAACTACGTTGCAAAACCAACTGGGCCGTATGCAAAGGGCATCATTTATGGGCCTGCAAGACGGTGTGGCCATGTACAGAGCCGATTTCCAAAAATCGAGCCTGGCCATGAAGGTAAGCCTGAACTCGAGAGGTAAAATGAGCGGTTTGCTGTTTGACAATTACAGATCAGAAACCGAAGCACCGGTACTGGCCGACGACCCATACACTGCCGAAACCCCATTCGAATTAAAAACATTGTCGGGCACCATCAGAGGCACACTGGCAACACCTAAACAGTTGAGCGGCAAAGTACCTGTAGTGTTAATTATTGCAGCATCCGGACCAACAGACCGCGACGGCAACAAACCTAAGGTGAATCAAGCTACCAATATGTACCGCATGCTGGCAGCAGGCTTGGCCAAAAACGGCATTGCCTCATTACGTTACGACAAGCGTTTGGTAGGCGAAACTGTTAACGCTACCCGCGAGTCGCAGTTAAAGTTTGATGATTATGTAGATGATGCAACGGCGCTGATTAATCAGTTGTATGAAGATGCGCGCTTTTCAAAAATCATCATTTTAGGACACAGTGAAGGTTCGCTGGTAGGCATGCTCGCCGCGCCGGGTCAGCCGGTGAATGGTTTCATTTCGGTAGAAGGTGAAAGCATGACTGCTGATAAAGTGATTTCTGGACAGCTGAAAGGTCAGCCAGATTATATTACCCAGGGCTTTAAAGCAATTGCAGACAGTTTGCGCAAAGGTAAAGTTAACGAAAAGGTAGACCCATCATTATATGGTATTGCCCGTGCAAGTGTGCAGCCTTACCTGATGACCTGGATGCGTTTTGACCCTACCCGCGAAATTAAAAAAGTAAAAGTGCCGGTGCTGCTTATACAGGGCGCTAACGATTTACAGGTAAGTATTGCCGATGCCGAAAAGCTTAAAAAAGTCAAATCGGACGCCAAGCTGACTGTAATCCAAGGGATGAATTATGTTTTGAAGGAAGCTCCGCAGGCAGCGCAGGCTAATATGGCTACCTACAACCAGCCCGATTTGCCGGTTAAACCCGAATTGGTTATCGCAATTACTGATTTTATTAAAGGCTTAAAATAA
- a CDS encoding ABC transporter substrate-binding protein — protein sequence MLRYKLCWWFTGLVLMLMACDHQPEISRKTVFNINLDQGLSSLDPAFARNQNALWMVNQVFNGLVQIDDSLHVQPCVAKSWEISADGLVYTFHLRNDVHFHDDEHFARGRGRVATAADFAYSFGRLIDPKVASSGSWIFSDKVTGKEAFASVNDSTFQIKLKHPFPPLLSVLTAQYCSVVPHEVVEHYGKDFRSHPVGTGPFRFKYWKEGEVLVLLKNEHYWEKDKQGHVLPYLDAIRSTFISDKQTAFMEFIKKKLDFFNGIDGSYRDDFLSKSGKVTKKYQGKFKVIIQPSLNTEYLGILIDTSISIVKTSPLKQLKIRQAINYAINKPTMIKFLRNSVGTPGFEGFIPKGMPGFDTTAVKGYQYNPARAKQLLKEAGYPEGRNLPEIVLSTTTSYRDLIEYIQGELQKVGIRVRVELVQGASLRDMIAKNGVNFFRASWVADYPDAENYLSLFYSKNKIPFGPNYTGFQNKTFDALFEQAARTKNDEQRYKLYQQMDNLMMQQSPVVILYYDKLVNLYQNNLSGYSINPQNLLIFKRIKKY from the coding sequence ATGTTGAGGTACAAATTATGCTGGTGGTTTACAGGTTTGGTGCTAATGCTGATGGCCTGCGACCATCAACCGGAAATTTCGCGCAAAACGGTTTTTAATATCAATCTAGACCAGGGACTATCCTCGCTCGACCCGGCTTTTGCCCGTAACCAGAACGCCTTATGGATGGTTAACCAAGTGTTTAACGGATTGGTGCAAATTGATGATAGCCTGCATGTACAGCCCTGCGTGGCCAAAAGCTGGGAAATATCGGCTGATGGTTTGGTTTATACGTTTCATTTGCGGAATGATGTACACTTTCACGACGATGAACACTTTGCCAGGGGCCGGGGGCGCGTAGCTACGGCCGCCGATTTTGCCTACAGTTTTGGCCGTTTGATTGACCCCAAGGTGGCCTCATCCGGCTCATGGATATTCAGCGACAAGGTAACCGGTAAAGAAGCCTTTGCATCGGTAAATGACAGTACATTCCAAATTAAATTGAAGCATCCTTTTCCGCCGTTATTAAGTGTGCTTACCGCGCAGTATTGTTCGGTAGTTCCGCATGAGGTGGTTGAACATTACGGTAAGGATTTCAGGAGCCATCCGGTAGGTACCGGGCCTTTCAGGTTTAAATACTGGAAAGAAGGCGAAGTACTGGTGTTGCTCAAAAACGAGCATTATTGGGAAAAGGATAAGCAAGGCCATGTATTGCCCTACCTGGATGCCATACGCTCTACCTTTATTAGCGACAAGCAAACGGCGTTTATGGAGTTTATCAAAAAGAAACTCGATTTTTTTAACGGTATCGACGGCAGCTACCGTGATGATTTTTTAAGTAAATCGGGTAAGGTGACCAAAAAATATCAGGGCAAATTTAAGGTCATTATACAGCCTTCGTTAAATACGGAGTACTTAGGCATTTTAATTGATACCAGCATTAGCATTGTTAAAACATCGCCTTTAAAACAACTTAAAATAAGGCAGGCTATTAACTATGCTATAAATAAGCCTACTATGATTAAGTTTTTGCGCAACAGCGTAGGCACGCCGGGTTTTGAAGGTTTTATACCCAAAGGTATGCCGGGCTTTGATACCACTGCGGTAAAGGGATACCAGTACAACCCTGCCAGAGCCAAACAACTGTTAAAAGAGGCAGGATACCCGGAAGGGCGTAACCTGCCCGAAATTGTACTGAGCACCACCACCAGCTACCGCGATTTGATTGAATATATACAGGGCGAGCTGCAGAAAGTGGGCATCAGGGTACGGGTAGAACTAGTACAGGGAGCAAGCCTGCGCGATATGATTGCTAAAAATGGAGTTAACTTTTTCCGGGCCTCCTGGGTGGCCGATTATCCGGATGCAGAGAATTACCTGTCGCTTTTTTACAGCAAAAACAAAATTCCGTTCGGCCCTAATTATACTGGGTTTCAGAATAAAACTTTTGATGCCTTATTTGAGCAAGCGGCCCGCACCAAAAACGACGAGCAGCGATACAAGCTTTACCAGCAAATGGATAATTTAATGATGCAGCAATCGCCGGTAGTTATTTTGTATTACGATAAGCTGGTTAACCTGTACCAAAATAACCTGAGCGGTTACAGTATTAACCCGCAAAACCTGCTGATTTTTAAGCGGATTAAAAAGTACTGA
- a CDS encoding TMEM175 family protein, protein MNKGRLEAFSDGVIAIIITIMVLELKTPHGNTLADLKPLIPVALSYVLSFVYVGIYWNNHHHMLHAVRQVRGAALWANLHLLFWLSIIPFVTSWMGENQFSEWPVALYGVIMLMSAIAYSILAAILVKQAGPESTLARAMGHDWKGKISIVIYLVSIALAFLQPAISLCLYALVAVIWFIPDTRIERVLIDEHKE, encoded by the coding sequence ATGAACAAAGGACGTTTAGAAGCTTTTAGCGATGGAGTAATTGCCATCATTATTACCATTATGGTACTGGAGCTTAAAACACCACATGGCAATACACTGGCCGATTTAAAACCTTTAATACCGGTAGCCTTGAGTTACGTACTGAGCTTTGTTTATGTAGGCATTTACTGGAACAATCATCACCATATGCTGCATGCAGTGAGGCAGGTACGTGGTGCCGCTTTGTGGGCTAACCTGCATTTATTGTTCTGGCTCTCTATCATCCCGTTTGTAACCAGTTGGATGGGCGAAAACCAATTTTCAGAATGGCCTGTTGCACTCTATGGTGTAATAATGCTGATGAGTGCTATTGCCTATAGCATACTGGCGGCCATACTGGTAAAGCAGGCCGGGCCCGAGTCAACACTGGCCAGGGCCATGGGGCACGACTGGAAAGGCAAAATCTCTATCGTTATTTATCTTGTATCTATTGCGCTGGCTTTTTTACAGCCTGCCATCAGCCTCTGCTTGTACGCACTGGTTGCCGTTATTTGGTTTATACCTGATACCCGCATTGAACGGGTACTGATTGATGAGCATAAAGAATAA
- a CDS encoding DUF5694 domain-containing protein — protein sequence MKHLYTILFLLTGLLSATVSQTRPDKINVILMGSTHFGQEGFYKQGPSMDLFSPGRQKEIADINKQLAQYRPDMILIEREPSEQHTVDSLYNLYTSGKLQFAQLSYGRAEQYQFGYTLAKQLNLPQVYGVDFYSSLPTRLMRDGKNLDKFIEDLNKFSNLGRSFDQQLKDGQLSLKQYLLKLNAPETLQATYYNIYINPARVTDGSFGKADKTVDTARIDKSHIGAEYISLFYNRELKIYSNLLSLQQAHQSKRILLIMGQRHAAVLSKILEDNPDFNLVPLSSYLK from the coding sequence ATGAAACACCTTTACACTATACTGTTCTTACTCACCGGCTTATTGTCCGCTACTGTTTCGCAAACCCGACCGGATAAAATTAATGTTATACTGATGGGTTCTACCCATTTTGGGCAGGAAGGCTTTTACAAACAAGGCCCGTCGATGGATTTATTTAGCCCGGGCAGGCAGAAAGAGATAGCCGATATTAACAAACAGCTGGCACAATACCGGCCGGATATGATTTTAATTGAACGGGAACCGAGTGAACAACATACGGTAGACAGTTTGTATAACTTGTATACATCAGGCAAGTTACAATTTGCCCAATTAAGTTATGGCCGTGCCGAACAATACCAGTTTGGCTACACGCTGGCTAAACAACTTAATTTACCCCAGGTGTACGGTGTTGATTTTTACAGTAGCTTACCAACCCGCTTAATGCGCGATGGTAAGAACTTGGATAAATTTATAGAGGACCTGAACAAGTTTTCGAATCTTGGCCGTTCATTCGACCAGCAATTAAAAGATGGGCAACTGTCTTTAAAACAGTATTTACTTAAATTGAATGCCCCGGAAACATTACAAGCCACTTACTACAATATTTATATTAACCCGGCACGGGTAACCGACGGGAGTTTTGGTAAAGCAGATAAAACGGTAGACACCGCCCGAATTGACAAAAGCCACATCGGCGCGGAGTACATTTCGTTGTTTTACAACCGCGAATTAAAAATATATTCCAACTTGTTGAGCCTGCAGCAAGCCCATCAAAGCAAACGAATACTACTCATTATGGGACAACGCCATGCGGCGGTACTATCTAAAATACTGGAGGATAACCCAGATTTCAACCTCGTACCGTTGAGCAGTTATCTGAAATAA
- a CDS encoding TldD/PmbA family protein, which produces MAILTEEQARTLLTKALSYSKAEQCELNLSGGDSSNIRYARNSVSTSGGISRNSLVVSSAFGKKLGTATINEFDDASLEKAVRRSEELAQLAPENPEFMPFLGPQSYGAPTPTFVPATAAITPKQRADMVQQSLQVGKDSNLTAAGFLESSAGFSAIMNSKGLFAYNTATDVNFSVTMRTADGKGSGYATKAFNDVAKMDTLTFSKVAAKKASGSVNTKALEPGKYTVILEPAAGIVLLEQLYGSLDARSADEGRSFLSKPGGKTRLGEKLVDERVNIYSDPANPELPTSRWNGDGRVQEKVSWIEKGVIKNLSYSRYWAEKKGVKAISGPDGIIMEGGTQSLEDLIKGTEKGILVTRLWYIRPVDPQTLLYTGLTRDGTFYIENGQIKFPVKNFRFNESPVIMLNNLEALGKTERTVSGESGQNALIPPMKIRDFTFSSLSDAV; this is translated from the coding sequence ATGGCTATATTAACCGAAGAACAGGCACGCACCCTTTTAACCAAAGCGCTGAGCTACTCTAAAGCCGAACAATGTGAATTGAATTTAAGCGGAGGCGATTCGTCAAACATCCGTTACGCACGCAACTCAGTATCTACCAGCGGTGGCATTAGCCGTAATAGTTTAGTGGTATCATCCGCTTTTGGCAAAAAACTGGGTACGGCTACCATTAATGAGTTTGATGATGCCTCGCTCGAAAAAGCTGTACGCCGCTCAGAAGAGCTGGCGCAATTGGCGCCCGAAAATCCGGAGTTTATGCCGTTTTTAGGTCCACAAAGTTATGGTGCGCCAACACCCACGTTTGTACCGGCTACGGCTGCCATAACCCCCAAGCAACGCGCTGATATGGTGCAGCAAAGCTTGCAGGTAGGTAAAGACAGCAACCTGACTGCCGCCGGGTTTTTAGAAAGCAGCGCCGGCTTTTCGGCCATCATGAACTCTAAAGGCTTGTTTGCCTATAATACGGCCACCGATGTTAACTTTTCGGTAACCATGCGTACTGCAGATGGTAAAGGCTCCGGTTATGCAACCAAAGCTTTTAATGATGTAGCTAAAATGGACACGCTGACCTTCTCGAAAGTGGCGGCCAAAAAGGCGTCAGGTTCGGTAAATACCAAAGCGTTGGAGCCAGGTAAATACACCGTGATTTTAGAACCTGCCGCAGGCATTGTTTTGCTCGAGCAATTATACGGCAGCCTCGATGCTCGTAGTGCCGATGAAGGTCGCAGCTTTTTAAGCAAACCCGGTGGTAAAACCCGCCTGGGCGAAAAGCTGGTAGACGAACGCGTAAATATTTATTCTGACCCGGCCAACCCCGAACTACCTACCAGCCGCTGGAACGGTGACGGCCGCGTGCAGGAAAAAGTAAGCTGGATTGAAAAAGGCGTAATAAAAAACTTATCCTACTCGCGTTACTGGGCCGAAAAAAAGGGCGTAAAAGCGATTTCCGGTCCTGATGGTATTATTATGGAAGGCGGTACCCAAAGCTTAGAAGATCTGATTAAAGGAACAGAAAAAGGTATTTTAGTAACCCGTTTATGGTACATCCGCCCGGTTGACCCGCAGACTTTACTGTATACCGGACTTACCCGCGATGGTACGTTTTACATTGAGAACGGGCAGATCAAGTTCCCGGTAAAAAATTTCAGGTTTAATGAGAGCCCGGTGATTATGCTAAACAATCTCGAAGCCTTAGGAAAAACTGAGCGTACCGTGAGCGGCGAAAGCGGCCAGAACGCATTAATTCCACCCATGAAAATACGCGACTTTACCTTCAGTTCATTGTCTGACGCGGTTTAA
- a CDS encoding TldD/PmbA family protein, with protein sequence MNRKQFLYLTGMGFGGAMLSQIPVMGSPIAPEALLNGGIDVAVKKQMADVVLNAARSKGATYADCRIGRYLNQYVITRENKVENLVNTESYGMGIRIIANGCWGFAATDKLDNDSIAKATAQAVAIAKENSRLQSEQVKLLPQKGYGEVSWKTPIERNAFEVPIKEKVDLLLSVNDAAMKAGANYVNSLLFLVNEQKYFASTDGSYIDQDVHRIWPVFGATKIDAKSGKFETRQSLSSPRGMGYEYLMPRESDKIKGTPTILYRDRYDMIEDARAAAVQVDQKLKAKSVEPGKYDLVLDPSHLWLTIHESVGHPTELDRVLGYEANFAGTSFLTLDKWESRKFQFGSKNVNILADKLQPGSLGAVGYDDEGVKTKQWDIIKDGVLVNYQSIRDQGHMIGLKESQGCCYADNWSSVQFQRMPNISLQAGKVPLKPMDMIKNVEKGIYIIGDSSFSIDQQRYNFQFSGQLYYEIKNGKIVGMLNDVAYQSNTQEFWNSCSAVCDQSDYRLGGSFFDGKGQPTQSSAVSHGSATARFNGVNIINTARKI encoded by the coding sequence GTGAACAGAAAACAGTTTCTATACCTCACCGGAATGGGTTTTGGTGGGGCTATGCTGAGCCAGATACCTGTAATGGGTTCGCCTATTGCACCCGAGGCGTTGCTTAACGGCGGTATTGATGTAGCCGTGAAGAAGCAAATGGCCGATGTAGTGCTGAACGCCGCCCGCTCCAAAGGGGCTACCTATGCCGATTGCCGTATTGGCCGTTATTTAAACCAGTACGTCATCACCCGCGAAAATAAGGTAGAAAACCTGGTGAATACCGAATCGTACGGCATGGGTATCCGGATAATTGCTAACGGGTGCTGGGGTTTTGCCGCTACCGATAAATTAGATAACGACAGTATTGCCAAAGCCACAGCACAGGCTGTAGCTATAGCCAAAGAAAATTCGCGTTTACAAAGCGAACAGGTAAAGTTGCTGCCTCAAAAGGGATATGGCGAAGTAAGCTGGAAAACGCCCATTGAGCGTAACGCGTTTGAAGTTCCCATTAAAGAAAAGGTGGACTTGCTCCTTTCCGTAAATGATGCGGCTATGAAAGCCGGCGCCAACTATGTAAACTCATTGCTGTTTTTAGTTAATGAGCAAAAGTATTTTGCCTCTACTGATGGTTCTTACATCGATCAGGATGTGCATCGTATATGGCCGGTATTTGGCGCAACTAAAATTGACGCTAAAAGCGGTAAGTTCGAAACCCGCCAGTCGCTCAGCTCGCCACGTGGCATGGGTTACGAGTATTTAATGCCCCGCGAGAGCGACAAGATCAAAGGTACACCTACCATTTTATACCGCGACCGGTATGATATGATTGAAGATGCCCGCGCAGCAGCTGTTCAGGTCGATCAAAAGTTAAAAGCCAAATCGGTTGAGCCAGGCAAATATGATCTGGTCCTCGATCCTTCACATTTGTGGTTAACTATTCACGAATCGGTAGGGCATCCCACCGAGCTGGATAGGGTATTGGGTTACGAAGCTAACTTTGCAGGCACCAGCTTTTTAACTTTAGATAAGTGGGAAAGCAGAAAGTTTCAGTTTGGCAGTAAAAACGTCAACATCTTAGCCGATAAACTGCAGCCCGGCTCATTAGGCGCCGTAGGGTATGATGACGAAGGCGTTAAAACCAAACAGTGGGACATTATTAAAGATGGTGTGCTGGTTAATTATCAGTCCATCCGTGACCAAGGGCATATGATTGGTTTAAAAGAGTCGCAAGGCTGTTGCTATGCGGATAACTGGTCGTCGGTGCAGTTTCAGCGCATGCCTAACATCAGTTTGCAGGCAGGTAAAGTACCGCTTAAACCTATGGACATGATTAAAAATGTAGAAAAGGGCATTTATATCATTGGCGACAGCTCTTTCTCTATCGATCAGCAGCGGTATAACTTCCAGTTTAGCGGACAATTATATTATGAAATTAAGAACGGCAAAATTGTGGGTATGTTAAATGATGTAGCTTATCAATCCAATACACAAGAGTTTTGGAACTCATGTTCTGCCGTATGCGACCAAAGCGATTATCGTTTAGGCGGGTCGTTTTTTGATGGCAAGGGACAACCCACACAATCAAGCGCCGTATCTCACGGCTCTGCCACCGCCCGATTTAATGGAGTTAACATTATCAACACAGCACGTAAAATCTAA
- a CDS encoding TldD/PmbA family protein produces MKRKDFLYLTGMGMGAAMLQGFPVSGSPVPHDTVLHPVDAAIKKRMADVALNAAKSKGATYADVRIGRYLNQSISTRETRVQNIASAESYGMGIRVLANGCWGFAATDKMDNDSIAKAAVQAVAIAKENSRLLSEPVQLAPQKGYGEVSWKTPIEKNAFEIPVKDKVDLLLAANNVALKAGATYISNNLFMINEQKYFASTEGSYIDQDIHRLWPTFTLTKTDAKTGGFETRNSLSAPVGMGFEYLIPDEKEKIQGIFPIYKKRYDMLEDVRIGTAQLEEKLKAKPVEPGKYDLILDPTNLFLTIHESVGHPTELDRVLGYEANFAGTSFLTLDKWESKKFQFGSKNVNIVGDKIQPGSLGAVGYDDEGVKCGQWDIIKDGVLVNYQATRDQAHILGLSASQGCCYAQTWSDVQFQRMPNVSLQPGKAPLKPAEMIKNTEKGLYMFGRNSYSIDQQRYNFQFSSQLCYEIRNGQITGMVKGATYQANTQEFWNSCSAICDESDFRMGGSFFDGKGQPSQVSAVSHGCSTSKFDKVNVINTVRKLG; encoded by the coding sequence TTGAAAAGAAAAGACTTTTTGTACCTCACTGGTATGGGCATGGGTGCTGCCATGCTGCAGGGCTTTCCCGTTAGCGGATCGCCGGTACCGCATGATACGGTTTTGCACCCGGTTGATGCCGCCATTAAAAAACGTATGGCCGATGTGGCATTGAATGCTGCTAAAAGTAAAGGTGCTACTTATGCCGATGTGCGTATAGGGCGTTACCTTAACCAATCTATCAGCACACGCGAAACCCGGGTGCAAAACATTGCAAGTGCCGAGTCGTACGGTATGGGTATCCGGGTGCTGGCCAACGGTTGTTGGGGTTTTGCCGCTACCGATAAAATGGATAACGACAGCATAGCCAAAGCCGCTGTGCAGGCCGTAGCCATTGCCAAAGAAAACTCGCGCCTGCTGAGTGAACCTGTGCAGCTGGCCCCACAGAAAGGTTATGGCGAAGTAAGCTGGAAAACACCTATAGAAAAAAATGCCTTCGAAATACCGGTTAAAGATAAGGTTGACTTATTGCTGGCGGCTAATAACGTAGCCTTGAAGGCGGGAGCCACTTATATCAGCAATAATTTATTTATGATTAATGAGCAAAAATATTTTGCTTCAACCGAGGGCTCGTACATTGACCAGGACATTCATCGTTTGTGGCCTACGTTTACCTTAACTAAAACGGATGCTAAAACCGGTGGATTTGAAACTCGGAACTCTTTAAGCGCACCGGTAGGGATGGGCTTTGAGTACCTGATACCTGATGAGAAAGAAAAGATACAAGGCATTTTTCCGATTTATAAAAAGCGGTATGATATGCTGGAAGATGTGCGCATTGGTACCGCCCAGTTAGAAGAAAAGCTGAAAGCCAAACCGGTTGAACCTGGTAAGTACGACCTGATTCTGGATCCCACTAATTTATTTCTTACCATTCACGAATCGGTAGGGCATCCCACCGAGCTGGATAGGGTATTGGGTTACGAAGCTAATTTTGCGGGCACCAGCTTTTTAACGCTGGATAAATGGGAGAGCAAGAAATTTCAGTTTGGCAGCAAAAACGTCAACATCGTTGGAGACAAAATACAGCCCGGATCTTTAGGGGCGGTAGGATACGACGATGAAGGCGTAAAATGCGGACAATGGGATATTATTAAAGACGGTGTACTGGTAAACTACCAGGCCACGCGCGATCAGGCACATATATTAGGGCTATCGGCATCGCAAGGTTGCTGCTATGCCCAAACCTGGAGCGATGTACAGTTTCAGCGGATGCCTAATGTTAGTTTGCAACCCGGTAAGGCACCACTTAAACCAGCCGAGATGATTAAAAACACCGAGAAAGGGCTTTATATGTTTGGGCGTAACTCGTATTCCATCGATCAGCAGCGTTACAATTTTCAATTCAGCAGCCAGTTGTGTTATGAAATACGCAACGGGCAGATTACCGGTATGGTAAAGGGCGCTACCTACCAGGCTAACACCCAGGAGTTCTGGAACTCTTGCTCCGCCATCTGCGACGAGAGTGATTTTCGCATGGGCGGTTCCTTCTTCGACGGTAAGGGGCAGCCCTCACAAGTAAGCGCCGTATCGCATGGCTGCTCCACATCAAAATTCGACAAAGTAAATGTAATTAATACAGTCAGGAAGTTGGGGTGA
- a CDS encoding phosphoribosylpyrophosphate synthetase: MKNYETLVDATNDLLQRGYTANLSFEDDGETIDDKSQDIHMHADDFEVDEFYRFEGASNPSDMSIVYAITSAKHNLKGVLVDAYGTYGNNSTSAIEAKLHHHQVSDKLHGEDRPTAS; encoded by the coding sequence ATGAAAAACTACGAAACCTTAGTGGATGCCACTAACGACCTTTTGCAAAGAGGATATACAGCCAACCTGAGTTTTGAAGACGATGGCGAAACCATAGATGATAAATCACAAGATATACACATGCATGCCGATGACTTTGAGGTAGACGAATTTTACCGCTTCGAAGGTGCCAGCAATCCGTCGGATATGTCAATTGTATATGCCATAACATCAGCCAAGCATAATCTTAAGGGTGTACTGGTAGATGCTTACGGTACTTATGGTAACAACAGTACATCTGCTATTGAGGCTAAGCTGCATCATCACCAGGTAAGTGATAAATTGCATGGCGAAGACCGCCCTACTGCATCATAA